DNA from Ochotona princeps isolate mOchPri1 chromosome 7, mOchPri1.hap1, whole genome shotgun sequence:
tccagctccctgcttgtagcatgggaaaacagtcgaggatggtccagagccttagaccctgcatcagcgtgggagacctggaagaagctccaggctgctggctttggattggctcagctctggccattacaaccacttggggagtgaaatcagagaatagaatatcttcctcccctctgtttctcctcctctatgtatgtctcactttccaataaaaataaacctttaaaaaaaaaaacaaagataacagCTACTAAGAGGGTAAAAAGCCACTGAGTCTCCTGACTTCCCAGCACTTTCTTACCTCTGTGCCTGGCCAGATGATGAAGACCTAGTTGTTTATTACTATGgaaccctacttttttttttttttaaagattttattgttattagaaagccggatatacagagaggaggagagacagagaggaagatcttccatccgataatccactccccaagtgagccgcaatgggccgatgtgcgttgatccgatgccgggaccaggaacctcttccgggtctcccacgtgggtgcagggtcccaaagctttgggctgtccttaactgctttcccaggccacaagcagggagctggatgggaagtggagctgccgagataagaaccggcgcccatatgggatcccggggctttcaaggcgaggactttagctgctaggccatgccgccgggcccggaacccTACTGTTTTAAAGAAGGTTTACGATTATGTAGATCTAGAAAAATAGGCTAACTGCGTCTTCCAAAGTAAAATACTTTATACTGTGAGAAAATAGATAGGGGAACATTTGGCGTGCTTCCTTATTCCTAAAGTGCAAGCAGCTTGACAAGGCTTGGTGTAACTGGTATGAGTATGCCCATTCTCCTCTTTAAGAAGAAGTCAACTTTAATATGGAAAGAAACCCAAAGATCAAGGGAGAAACTcaccttttctttgtcttctcagGTTCTCATCCTCTTCCCATGGACCAAAAACACATGCTGGCCAGGATCGTAATAATCAGAGAACTGTTCGACGAGCATCAACTGACACCAGCGGAAAAGATCCCGGAGGCTGAACTCCCAGGGTCCTCCTTTTTGGCCTCATTTCTTCTCAACAGTCACTTTGTGATCAATCTGGgaaaaaaatatgggaaaataagGGAAACATGTCCTGCTGCCAGGTGCCACAGTCAGTGTTCCCAGTGTACTACAGGGGATGTAATCTGGGTCAGAGTCAACAGGCTTCATGCAGATTACTTTCTTCCACATAAGATTTCCAAATGCCAGAAGCCGGAAATACTCCATAAGCATTATTAATGAAATTTACAACACAGAAATTAATTCCTGTACCATTCAAATGAGAAGCTTGCCTTCCACAAGAAATTCATAGAATCCTAGGTGATTTCTTCAAATTGAACTTTGATTTGGTAGAGCACCACCACGTTGAGGAAATAGTCATATACAGCTAGGACAATAAAGAACAATTAAAACAAGTGGGTATCTACTTGGTTATTAAAAACGACCATTTTCTTAACAATAGTTTTGTCAATGGCTGGAAACAAAGTACTGGCAATAAATTCCATATCAATTACTGTAAGAGGATCCacaaaaacctttaaaattaaaaagcaaaagaaagttaatcatttttctttgtaacataCTAGAAATGATATCCCTGTCTTATTACCTGAAAATTTTAACACTAAATAATCAGGTTTAAGCAATACATATGATCTTTAGTTACAGACATTACTCTTAGTGTATTCCCAGGATGAAGAAAGGTAAAATCTGGTTCTTGCACTGTTGTACAgtaagtgaagccactgcctacagcaccagcacctcatatgggtgccgattcagaTCCCAGGTGCTCCCTAATAATtcacctggaaagcagcggaagtTGGTCTAAGCATTTAGGATCCAGAGTTAGACCCAGGCAAACATGCTAGCTCTGACTTGGCTCAAGCtttgccattgtggcaacttggggagtgaaccagtaggcagaagatctctttttctggtttctggttctctctttttctgtaactctgactttcacatagaCAAATACAGCCTACATAAAATCAACAACTCTTAAAAATACACGGATTTCTTTTGAATTCTACTCCAGAAAAAAGACAgacatgtgcatttttttttacttagcttTCTAAACTTTTCTAGGTGCAAAATACAACGGCTTCAAACCACTGCATGGTAGGTATAAAAGtgttaaaactgaaaaattctgTGAACCTTTCAACTGAAAATGCTCATGATAAAATGATCTTAAAAGATACCAGCCAATTTTTAAACTCCAAGGGATAAGGTACCTCATTTAGTCAAGTAGCAGAAACCAGTtgttaaaatcaaataaacataaatgtagACACATCCttctacaaagaaaaattaaagaataagatATCACATAATAACTGATGTGATACTGGAGTTTTACTCAGCTTTCTCACCTCACTGTTTACAAATTCAAATATATAACTTTTAAGGTGAAATTTTCCTAATGGTTTGAACAAATCACATGGACTAGGAAAAGTCAAACACTGTGCCTCATTCCCGAGGGTAGCCAACAGAACCCTGAATAGTGCAGTGATGTTACAATCCTCTGGTAACTAATCAAGTCCCTCAAGTGATTCAAGCTGACAGAAAAGTGATTAACAGAAATCAGTTAAATCAATGTACATAATATAGAGACAAGAAAAGGGAGCCATTAAGTTGGTCCTCTTCCACTGTCACAGTGAGGTCCCAGAAAGCCAGGTCACAGCCATCTCATGACTCCCTGCCTTTCCACCACCAGTTTCTATGGCAACAGTGAATCTCACCTGAGTAAATCTGTTAAGGAAAGACCTGGGTAAGCCCTTCCTACCACCTCCTTGTCTAAAAGGATTCTGACATccaaaaatctttgtcttttcatGCTGTACTTGAAAAGTCATCCCCAATTCTGGTACGAAGATTTCTCCTCGATGGTCAAAGCAAGCACTGAGTCCTTCCAATATTGACTGAGAAGCCAGGTTAAGCTATTTAGGGAACAAAGAACATATGTACCTTTCATTATCTGTTTTATACAACTATTAAAACAACAGGGGAATGATATCAGCAAAGTTAGCTTATCTTTAGCAGAAAGCTCAGTATTTAGCATCCCTCTTGTTTTGAACCATGCAGGCGATGCATAgtattattcattaattcaaaTAGATGGTAAAAAGATTTTGGATGTAATAAATACAAGCGTATATCAATTATTCTTAAGTAATGTGAATAAGCATTGAATTAATTTTATAAACTTGCAATCTTCTCTAAAGTTATTGTGACTATATGTACACCACTAATGACCAATGCTGTAAACAAGAATTTCCCAAAAAACTTACCAACATACaagcttttcattttcatggtCTAACACTAATGGAAGGAATAGACAATGTTTCATAGTTATTTTATACGATTTCCCAGCTCAAAGACTGAGTTAAATCTCCAAGAGGGCTTCACTGACATAATACATTCACCAACAGTTCCATGAACAAGAATAATCGCAAGGGGTTCTCATATCAGAAATGAGGAGAGCTGAATTTACACCACAAGGCTGGGGAGGCACATATGCTGTTTAAGTAGTGGAGGAAAAATCCAGTAAAGAAAATATGAATCAATAAAATGCATATGGGGGAAAAACTCAAGACCCTCAATGGTAATATTTACACCAGCACTACAACAcataaatttttctttgttttatcagAAAATACACAgcacaggttaagcctccacctgcagcgacAGCATAACATACAGGTGCTATCTCCAATCTTAGCTCCTTCActcctaacccagctccctactagtgtgccttaaaaagcagcagagcatgctccaagtccttgggccccgatccacatgggagacctgtaaggcGCCCCTGGCTTCTCGACAAGCTGTTGAAGTtactttaggagtgaatcaaaagaagaaagatcagtatcctctcctccctctctaattctttcaaataaataagccttcaaaaaaagttcattttcaaatacagaagGTTCTGTGGGCCCTGAATGTATTTCCACAGAACAGCAGAATAAACAGCAGCTTTCAGCATTAAAACCTGGTTCTTCCTTTGCCTAAAGAAGCTACAACGCAAATTACAGGCAAGAACCTGTTCCTTGATCTTCCAGAGAAGGGAGGCTAAACTAATTAAGGTAGAGTTTTTTTCTGCAGGAGAGTTTCTGAGTTAGAAACGTAGAGGGGCTTCTCTTATTCTTAAAAGAAGCTGTAGAGGTTCTCTTAACAACAGAACCTCTCTTCACTAGCCATCAGCACGCTCACTTAGCAAGAGCTAAGGAAAGCAGGACTGCTTCTCCAGCAAATGACCCTGTCCTGGAGAAGCCCTCACCTCATCCAACACCACCCAGTGCCCCTCCTTCAGAGCTGCCAGCAGGGGGCCGTCGCGCCAGGCAAATTCTCCTCCCTTGCCACCTTCAACAGGGAGATCTGCTCCAAATAGGTCTGTGATATCCTTtcaaagagggaagaaagggagaaaagccaGTATTATCAGccacagaaaaataactggaGTCTAGGATCCTAAAGCTGAAATGAGAAGCACTTGGGCTTTATATCCTACTCTTTATCCTTATCTGTAACATTTACCCTGCCTTCTTCCTGGAGCCCACATGGTCCCCAAGCACCTTCTCACTGCAATGCTCATGAGTATCACTCAGTCTGAGTTGGTACTCTAGGTTAAAAGTTCTCATTCTTCCCTGCTGAACATTAATTTgtgaacttcaaaaaaaaaaaaaaggaaaaggagaaaatccaGAACATTAATAGCAATTCCTAGGTCCTGTTTCCTAGACGCCATTACAAAAGATACACTGCATTTGTCAGCTCTGCCCTATGTTTTCAAAGGTTTGTTTACAAGCCACTTTATTTCTACTATttggttatttttcaaaatgaaaaacttaaCAGAATTATAGTAAATAGACAAGTAGGTAATTCTTTCTCATAAGATGATTACAATACGGCATCTAACTGAAAATACTACTGTAGGTGTCAGCTACTAACAAACCCAGAGCACAGTTAGTTGCAAGATTGAGGTTTACATCAATACATGAAATGTTTGACACTACACAATTAATACCTATTACATAATAACTTCAGTGTAGGAAATTCTATAAATACAAAATGCCACCAATAACTATTCCCATCCACTACAAGATGATAAAGCTTACTGTCTGCTCTGATAAGTTGATTTGAACGAGAGTATGTCCTGAAGCCTTTGCTAATGCTGCCACCAAGCTTGTCTTGCCAACACCAGGTGAGCCTTGCAAAagaatgggtttgttcagtttggTAGCTCGTAAAAGCCTCTGGGCATTCATAGCGGTAGTGGCTGCACTGAGCTCATAATCGGTGATATTATTCCTGCAGAGGACAGGACCTTCAGGGAGAAAAGCAAAGGCACATGTAAGCTGGACATACCAAATTCAAACACACATGTCAACACCAAATTCTAAGAATGCATCATTGGATTGGTAGTGACGGTCCCTATTTCACCTTTTCCCTACTCTGGTATCCATAAAATGTGGCATACAATCATCAACTCTGCTATACAGATCTAACTCCCTATACACACATAGGtctaattacaaataaatatctCTGACTTTATAATCTATAATTCAAATCATCAGTAACACTCGTACTTGAATTTTCATAGTAACTAAAAGCCAAGCAATTCCAAGGCTTTCAGGTCACCTAGACAATTAATGATATGTCATATCTTAACTCATATGGTAACCGAAGCACacgaataaaaaagtaaaaattacaatCTCACAGGACTTAACACTTGTGTCACTATATTTCTCAGAAGAAATTCTGGTATTTTAATTAGGAAGGATAGGGTTAGGACAGCATTTGTTTCCTCACCTGTGCAAACAGAAGACTAGCCCAGTACCAAGATATGAGCACACAGATTCTACATAACAACACTGAAAACTATGACTGTGGATTTGGAAGAGATTTAGCACTTACATCATCAAGGCCCATCAAGATGAACACAGtatgggttttttgtttgctcgtttttaagatttatttttaatggacaggcagatatacagagaggaggagagacagagaggaatattttccgtccgatgattcactccccaagcggccataatggctggagctgagccaatccaaagccaggagcaaggagcttctctgggtctcccactcaggtgcagggtcccaaagctctgggctatcctcgactgctttcccaggccacaagcagggagctggatgggaagtggggctgccgggattagaaccggcacccatacggaatcctggcacgttcacagcaaggaccttaaccactacactattgtgctgggcccaacacagtgttttttttttttaattttattttatttttagttaatatttagcattatatgacagtttcataggctttgggaatccccccctccctccccctcccctccccccggtggattcctccaccttgatgcagcattacagttcaaattcaatcaagataacacagtgtgttttaagaGGTAACAGAACTTtgaagggaggaggaaaggatATGTGATCCATTTGGTCAGAAGTCTGGGATGGAACTGTTTACCAATGAACCTCTGTACATTAACAATTATTAACAGCGATagagaagaatggagaggagCAGATGACCCTGCAGTGGGAGCAACCACACAAGAAAAACAGGGTTCATTAGGAGACATCTCATTTACTTCTCTCATTAAAATGCTTGGAAAGGCAACCAAGCCTGAATGATGATAAgcatcagaactcaaaccaaactTCTGCTTGGCTACTGGGTTGCTCATTTAACCGTTCATTAATTCACTTACTCAGCCTAGACACTTTGAGCGCCTGTGACTACCAGCAAAAGGACAATCGCCAGGAATAAGCAGCAGAATGAGAGAATACCTGCCTTGAACGGCTCACAAGcctatttttgtaaaaggcagtgACAGTCACGTAGTTCAGATACAGGGCTAAATAACCCTGTGCAAGATATTTTACTGACAGCTTAACTGGGACATAGAGCTTTACTGAAAGAAGTCTCTTATTGTAGATAAAAACTAATAAGCAAATGTATTTCTAGAAAATAATCTCTTCATACTTTGCAGTTTCTTTTAGCTTTACATACCATGTATATATTTTGAACCATTCAATTACAATTCTATCAAGTGAGATTCCAATTCAGATAATGTTCAAAAACAATCATGAATACAACATACTAAGAATTAagtaaaaatctttcatctatgagaaaattttaagttcttaaaaaaattcttacccCTTGGAATAAAAAATGGATGAATTCCCCAAAGGTTATCTATCCCAGTGAATTCCTTGACCTTGAGCATGCTATAAATCTTCAATTCATTTTTCTGATTCTGTAAGTTGGACTATCTTGGAAAGTCTCTTGATAAGGAATTTCAGGCATTCTTCTCGAGCCAAGAGAGCTGTACCAAACCCAGAGGAAGTTACCCCTACAATAAGAGGGTCAGTAAGTCAATCAACACAGCACCAAGCTTCACTAGAGCTCTTACAAGAGCCCGAGCCATGTTCCTCGGGAGCACAGATCTCAGCAGAACTAGAGCACACATGCAACTCTTCATGTGAGCACTTGAAAGAAGAACCTGACACCATCCCACTTGTTTCAGATCCATTAACCAGCAGCTTATTCAGTAAAGCGTCCCAGCCATGCAGTGACCAATCAGGCGAAAGACAAGAGTACCAATGCATCAACACCAGCCACGTGTTTTATTTCTAATCTTCCCAGCTGAACGCCCATAACTTTAATGTTGAATTTTatgataatttaaaacaaaacgatgcaagcacattaacagaaatCTGCTCATATTAAGAACTACTCAGTGCTCCAAGAACATAATCATTATAATCATCTCATGCCTGTGGCAAACCTTTTACATCAACTACCTttcaaaaaacatgaagaaaaggaaaatcattctAAGTTTCAAACTTAAGGATCCAGTCACATATTGCTCCCATCCACATTCCGTTCTACCCTGGTTCCTTGCCTCCTCCAGCTAACAGACAACATACCTGAACCTATTCCATCTATGTACACCAGGCAGGCGACATGAACAAAAGATGTGACTGTGGAGATGGTGTCTGGCCTTTTCGAATCAGTTTCCTCCACCATTGTGTTCATGAAGTTTACCCACGAGAGGAGATCTCTGATACTGACCACGCACTTTCGGCCAAACTCCTGGCGGGTCAGCCAATCAATGAAATCCAGCATCACTTCAGCTATGTCAACCcctaagacaaaagaaaacaaaggcattTGTGGTTTGTAGCAAATTCCAAGAGGGTACAAATGGCCAAAAAGCAGTCTATACTCTTTATGGTGGATTGATTTATGAGGAAGAGTTGCACAGATGCAGTGGTGAAGCAGAGGTGGTGTCCtttgatctgctagttcactttcaaaTGGTTGCAAAAATGAGGGCAGGACCAGAACCAAGCtatgagccaggaattcaatctgggtctctcatgtgggtgaagaGGACAAGCCCttcagccatcttttgctgttatcCCATGTGCaccccagggagctgaatcagaagtggggcactCAGGCGTGCCTGAAATCAGTATTCATAAGGGGTACTGTTTAATCTACTACAACACAATAAAAAGATTCCTGATTTATCAGTGGTTTTACTCCCAAATTTTCGATCTCTCAGTGCTGGAAAAGCATTTGCATTCAgagaaaattataataattttcatCTTAACACCAGCTAGCACTATGTGGGACAGTCCTTTCAACTATCTTGAGCCATtgccaggagctagaactccCAGTCCACCAGTCTGAAGGGACAAAAAACTCAGAGTGAGTTTTGAACTGTCACTAAGCTGATGCTCAGTAGTTTCTGGggattaaatgcattttcaacttAATTCACCAACAGAAACTGAGGAACATCTGTGTTTCATTCGTGATAATGAAGAATGTCATCTTTTTAGTGACATTTAGTTCAGGTCTTCTTCTTTACCCTCCATCATGCAACTCAGCAAATTAGTGAATTCACACACTTTGTTTCATGCTTAGTGACTAGTCTAATGCTCACAATTATGTACCATAAAAGACCTGCCTTGGAAAAAATACACCTTACCTAATTCACAGATTGAAACAGTATCATTTACATTAAGCACAGCCTTTTATAAAAGCTTGTAAAATCGGtataaaacattttatcttaAAAGTATAACTGCCAACAAATGTCATAAAACAGTAAATTTAGGGgcgggcatgatggctcaactgtctaatc
Protein-coding regions in this window:
- the LOC131480851 gene encoding midasin-like; translation: MEGVDIAEVMLDFIDWLTRQEFGRKCVVSIRDLLSWVNFMNTMVEETDSKRPDTISTVTSFVHVACLVYIDGIGSGVTSSGFGTALLAREECLKFLIKRLSKIVQLTESEK